Proteins encoded within one genomic window of Flavobacterium sp. NG2:
- a CDS encoding right-handed parallel beta-helix repeat-containing protein, which yields MTTSAKNIYVAKNGNDSNAGTEASPYLTISKAATVAVAGDVVYIKQGTYEETLTPTNSGTAGNPIVFQSYPGDKVIISAMQALSGWTLDSGNVYKTTIPFASLGQDNFVMNGATACDLARWPNKIDKNPFALNTLRNTGGSGSDVATGAYLLSNQIPAIDWTGGTLYFYGDKAGSGWLAWKETITSSSSGRVNFELNKNPTWIRTAHAPADLGDFYLEGVKGALDYQNEWYFNETTKELFLQFPAGVVPADGVVKMKRRNLTVNLNGKKYIEIKNLAVFGGRIEIKGTTTTNNTLYGVTALYCNHTLGVFSGFSANKPAVFIEGTNNLVDKCDIGFGAASGIQIAGTYNKVTNTRIHDFNYLGSYDAPLMARGGNYNTFKNNSIFNGGRDAIQYFGQYCEFAYNDVSKSNLIADDCGLFYTVGKQLGTEIHHNWFHDAASTGTKYKAAGIYLDNDAESFSVHHNVVWNTEWSSIQINWNGKDINIFNNTLWNGSTVMGAWHKEGTAFSNVNVWNNLGSSDSWEPQSDKQNNLVVTTTVFENSALGDFRLKANASPIDKGKIIPGITDGYAGVSPDAGAYEFGDNWVAGTNWNPKYGPTGMGCYGVPGEDCINDADKDGIEDALDLCPNTPVGTKVNSTGCAYFGLPNDNFKIQTIGESCRNSNNGSILITAKENLNYTVTLEGTTQFKTFSTSTQFDNLAAGTYTLYITTTADANYKQYFTVVITEPSDLAVLTKKNTINNEITLTLSGSDSYKIDLNGESFKTNQSQITLTLKEGLNDLTVKTEAECQGIYEDKILVSTSQIYYTNPVTNELKIEGDFIGKPISYSLVSSSAQRIIEKSFQATENSIVIPMANLSEGIYFFTINYSAKIKQLKIIKQ from the coding sequence ATGACTACATCAGCTAAAAATATCTATGTTGCCAAAAACGGAAATGATTCTAATGCAGGAACCGAGGCCAGTCCGTATTTGACTATTTCTAAAGCAGCTACTGTGGCTGTTGCGGGTGATGTCGTTTATATAAAACAAGGGACTTATGAAGAAACACTAACGCCAACCAATTCTGGAACAGCTGGAAATCCGATAGTATTTCAGTCCTATCCTGGCGACAAAGTGATTATCAGTGCGATGCAGGCACTTTCGGGTTGGACTTTAGATAGTGGAAATGTCTATAAAACAACGATACCATTTGCATCATTGGGTCAGGATAATTTTGTAATGAACGGAGCAACTGCTTGTGATTTAGCTCGCTGGCCTAACAAAATAGATAAAAATCCATTTGCACTCAATACCCTTCGTAATACGGGGGGAAGCGGTAGTGATGTAGCTACGGGTGCGTATTTACTTTCGAATCAAATACCAGCTATTGATTGGACAGGAGGTACACTTTATTTTTATGGAGACAAAGCAGGTTCGGGTTGGTTGGCTTGGAAAGAAACTATCACCAGTAGTTCATCGGGTAGAGTCAATTTTGAACTTAATAAAAATCCCACTTGGATTAGAACGGCACATGCCCCAGCAGATTTAGGGGACTTTTACCTTGAAGGGGTCAAAGGTGCTTTGGATTATCAAAATGAATGGTATTTTAATGAAACGACTAAGGAACTGTTTTTGCAATTTCCTGCTGGAGTAGTTCCTGCAGATGGTGTGGTCAAAATGAAACGTCGCAATTTGACGGTAAATTTAAATGGTAAGAAATACATCGAAATTAAAAATCTAGCGGTCTTTGGCGGACGAATCGAGATAAAAGGAACCACTACAACAAACAATACACTCTATGGAGTAACGGCTTTGTATTGCAATCATACCTTAGGGGTTTTTTCAGGATTTTCAGCTAATAAACCTGCCGTTTTTATTGAAGGAACAAATAATTTGGTTGATAAATGCGATATTGGTTTTGGTGCTGCTTCAGGGATTCAAATTGCAGGAACTTATAACAAAGTAACCAACACTCGCATCCATGATTTTAACTATTTGGGGTCTTATGATGCGCCCTTGATGGCTAGAGGAGGCAACTACAATACCTTTAAAAATAATTCGATTTTTAATGGAGGACGTGATGCCATTCAATATTTTGGTCAATATTGTGAATTTGCTTATAATGATGTTTCTAAAAGTAATCTTATCGCTGACGATTGTGGTTTGTTTTATACCGTGGGCAAACAATTAGGAACTGAAATACATCATAACTGGTTTCATGATGCTGCTTCAACAGGCACAAAATATAAAGCAGCTGGAATTTACCTTGACAATGATGCCGAAAGTTTTTCAGTACACCACAATGTGGTATGGAATACTGAATGGTCAAGTATTCAAATCAACTGGAACGGAAAAGACATCAATATTTTTAATAATACCTTATGGAATGGCAGTACGGTCATGGGTGCTTGGCATAAAGAAGGAACCGCATTTTCGAATGTGAATGTTTGGAACAATTTAGGCAGTAGTGATAGTTGGGAGCCGCAATCGGATAAACAAAATAATTTGGTGGTTACAACAACCGTTTTTGAAAACAGTGCGTTGGGAGACTTTAGATTAAAAGCGAATGCTTCGCCAATTGACAAAGGAAAAATAATACCAGGAATTACTGATGGCTACGCAGGTGTTAGTCCAGATGCAGGTGCTTATGAGTTTGGTGATAATTGGGTAGCAGGTACCAATTGGAATCCTAAATACGGCCCAACAGGAATGGGATGCTACGGTGTACCAGGAGAAGATTGTATAAACGATGCTGACAAGGACGGAATAGAAGATGCGCTTGATTTGTGTCCTAATACACCTGTGGGAACTAAAGTAAACAGTACCGGATGTGCTTATTTTGGATTACCAAATGATAATTTTAAAATTCAAACAATAGGGGAAAGTTGTAGAAACAGTAACAATGGAAGTATCCTTATTACTGCCAAGGAAAACTTGAATTACACCGTAACGTTAGAAGGTACCACGCAATTTAAAACGTTTTCAACTAGTACCCAATTTGATAATTTAGCTGCGGGAACTTATACGCTTTATATCACTACAACTGCCGATGCTAATTATAAACAATATTTTACGGTTGTCATTACAGAACCTAGTGACTTAGCGGTTTTGACCAAGAAAAATACAATCAACAACGAAATCACCTTAACGCTTTCAGGTTCTGACTCCTATAAAATTGATTTAAATGGCGAAAGTTTTAAAACAAACCAATCTCAAATTACCTTAACATTAAAAGAAGGCCTTAACGATTTGACAGTAAAAACCGAAGCGGAATGTCAAGGTATTTACGAGGATAAAATTTTAGTTTCCACCAGTCAAATTTATTATACAAATCCAGTAACAAACGAGTTAAAAATAGAAGGTGATTTTATAGGTAAGCCAATTTCGTATAGTTTAGTTTCATCATCAGCTCAGCGTATTATCGAAAAGTCATTTCAAGCTACAGAAAATAGCATTGTAATTCCAATGGCAAATTTATCCGAGGGAATTTACTTTTTCACGATTAACTATTCAGCCAAAATCAAACAATTAAAAATTATAAAGCAATGA
- a CDS encoding DUF5060 domain-containing protein, whose translation MKPFFKIAFIALLLFSLQSNSQTRIENYKPNKTYTVPKWEVIDINITTKTQLKQPFTAEFGAIFTHKNGQKQQVPGFYNGNNEWVIRFSSSLEGEWSYITFGDDKALANKKGKVSVTKNKADNHGAIVINKEKPQHFFYEDGTPYFLLAFECDWLYALDYHNDKGLPKSDHLLNLIQENGFNQVVMNVFSYDVSWKKDPKLKLHPEHEFGAPQDIFPFLGNNKKPDFSALNPEFFKKLDRTISLMHDKRIASHLMIYVWNKLVAWPDMDTEADNMYFDYVIKRYQAFPNIVWDISKEALFYGRADEKYINDRIERARKADQFHRLLSVHDFKFCTKYPENVDFISTQDWSDNIYNKMLEAKNKFKKPVFNIEHGGYEESPYVVFTGDYVNAEHCLRRNYMCLFAGVYTTYYWQGASWNAIIYNPFEQASDFIKPHFDYFKHMQKLFTTVDFTKLKPTPNKNGSGYCLTDDDGTTLLYVNKENFGINTWHLKPEHGARTLQWMNVITGEFTPEETVTGKEKQISPWANKADAILISRLITKKN comes from the coding sequence ATGAAACCATTTTTTAAAATAGCTTTTATTGCTTTGCTACTGTTTTCTTTGCAAAGCAATAGTCAAACTCGTATCGAAAATTACAAACCCAACAAAACCTATACGGTTCCAAAATGGGAGGTAATTGATATCAATATCACTACAAAAACACAGCTAAAACAACCCTTTACGGCAGAATTTGGCGCTATTTTCACTCATAAAAATGGGCAAAAACAACAAGTGCCAGGTTTTTATAATGGAAATAACGAATGGGTAATTCGTTTTTCAAGTTCGCTTGAAGGAGAATGGAGTTACATAACTTTCGGCGACGATAAAGCATTAGCAAATAAAAAAGGAAAGGTTTCTGTCACCAAGAACAAAGCTGACAACCATGGCGCTATTGTTATAAATAAAGAAAAACCACAACACTTTTTTTATGAAGATGGCACGCCTTATTTTCTGTTAGCTTTTGAGTGTGACTGGTTGTACGCTTTGGATTATCATAACGATAAGGGATTACCTAAATCAGACCATTTGTTGAATTTAATCCAAGAAAATGGATTCAACCAAGTGGTGATGAATGTGTTTTCGTATGATGTGAGTTGGAAAAAAGATCCTAAATTAAAATTACATCCTGAACATGAATTTGGAGCGCCTCAAGATATTTTTCCTTTTTTAGGGAATAATAAAAAACCAGATTTTAGTGCATTAAATCCTGAATTTTTCAAAAAACTGGACCGCACCATTAGTTTAATGCACGACAAACGCATCGCTTCACACCTGATGATTTATGTTTGGAACAAGTTAGTAGCTTGGCCTGATATGGATACAGAGGCTGATAATATGTATTTTGATTATGTAATCAAACGTTACCAAGCCTTTCCAAATATCGTGTGGGATATTTCCAAAGAAGCCTTGTTTTATGGCAGAGCCGATGAAAAATACATCAACGACCGAATCGAAAGAGCTCGCAAAGCGGATCAATTTCATCGTTTGTTATCTGTCCATGATTTTAAATTTTGTACCAAATATCCAGAGAACGTTGATTTTATCTCCACTCAAGACTGGTCTGATAATATTTATAACAAAATGTTAGAAGCCAAAAACAAATTCAAAAAACCAGTTTTTAATATCGAACATGGAGGTTATGAAGAATCACCTTATGTGGTTTTCACTGGTGATTATGTCAATGCCGAACATTGTTTGCGTCGCAATTATATGTGTCTTTTTGCGGGTGTTTACACTACTTATTATTGGCAAGGAGCGTCTTGGAATGCGATTATTTACAATCCGTTTGAACAAGCATCTGATTTTATCAAACCTCATTTTGATTATTTCAAGCACATGCAAAAATTATTCACTACAGTTGATTTTACCAAACTAAAACCAACTCCTAATAAAAATGGTAGCGGTTATTGCCTAACGGATGATGATGGAACCACTTTATTATATGTCAACAAAGAAAATTTCGGAATCAACACCTGGCATTTGAAACCAGAGCATGGAGCGAGAACATTACAGTGGATGAATGTTATTACTGGGGAATTCACTCCTGAGGAAACTGTAACGGGTAAAGAAAAACAAATTTCTCCGTGGGCAAATAAAGCAGATGCTATCCTGATTTCAAGATTAATCACTAAAAAAAACTGA
- a CDS encoding ThuA domain-containing protein yields the protein MFKLFKKNGLAIVTSFILIITYSCKTNSTTASAEIKTAKNILVFSKTSGFRHTSIPKGILALQKMGDQQHWKMTFTEDATLFNKETLSDFNLVLFLNTTGDVLNRSQELAFEEYMHKGGSYVGVHAASDTEYEWPFYAEMVGAQFKSHPKQQKAVLNVDTSNPHPATSHYPASFEKFDEWYNFKKPVAKHVNVILSIDENSYQGERMGSHHPISWYHIYEGGRVFYTAMGHTDESYSDVNFLKHLQEGIRWSLGETEVEIAKGGENLLDANLSKWDVWMGAVHPTVDIDFEKSTNVQTGKPMGLNNDPKKVFSVHKENGDNILHITGEIYGGLTTKNEYGNYHLSVQFKWGDKQWEPRLKDKKDSGILYHAKGPHGTFWKVWMHSLEYQVQEQDCGDFIALGQVYGDVPATEKIQTNGKSTFIYNPSENNVPIKYAPGFKSGRVAKSALYENPNGAWNTLEIYCLGNQSIHLVNGHVVNRVNNARYDVGGKTISLDKGKIQLQSEAAEVFYKNMRIEPIVNFPSKFKKL from the coding sequence ATGTTTAAACTATTCAAAAAAAACGGGCTAGCTATAGTGACTAGTTTTATACTTATCATTACGTATAGCTGTAAAACGAATTCCACAACTGCTTCAGCTGAAATAAAAACGGCGAAAAATATATTGGTTTTTTCTAAAACTTCAGGCTTTAGACATACATCAATTCCAAAAGGGATTTTAGCACTTCAAAAAATGGGAGACCAGCAACATTGGAAAATGACTTTTACAGAAGATGCGACACTCTTCAATAAAGAAACATTATCTGATTTCAATTTAGTCCTGTTTTTGAATACCACTGGTGACGTTCTAAACCGAAGTCAAGAATTGGCCTTTGAAGAATACATGCATAAGGGGGGAAGTTATGTAGGAGTACACGCTGCATCAGATACTGAGTACGAATGGCCTTTTTATGCTGAAATGGTCGGAGCACAATTCAAGTCGCACCCAAAACAACAAAAAGCGGTTTTGAATGTAGATACCAGTAATCCACATCCAGCAACTTCACATTATCCAGCTTCTTTTGAGAAGTTTGACGAATGGTATAATTTTAAAAAACCGGTAGCAAAGCATGTTAATGTGATTTTATCTATTGATGAAAACAGTTATCAAGGAGAGCGCATGGGGAGCCATCATCCCATTTCGTGGTATCATATATATGAAGGTGGTCGTGTTTTTTATACGGCAATGGGGCATACTGATGAATCTTACAGTGATGTTAATTTTTTGAAACACCTTCAAGAAGGAATTCGTTGGTCATTAGGAGAAACGGAAGTTGAAATAGCAAAAGGGGGCGAAAATTTATTGGATGCTAATTTATCAAAATGGGATGTTTGGATGGGGGCGGTTCATCCTACAGTGGACATTGATTTTGAAAAATCAACTAATGTACAAACTGGCAAACCCATGGGCTTAAACAATGATCCTAAAAAAGTTTTTTCAGTCCATAAAGAAAACGGAGATAATATACTTCATATTACTGGCGAAATTTACGGCGGTTTAACCACTAAAAATGAATATGGAAACTACCATTTAAGTGTACAATTTAAATGGGGAGACAAACAATGGGAACCTCGTTTAAAAGACAAAAAAGATAGTGGTATTCTCTATCATGCCAAAGGGCCTCATGGTACGTTTTGGAAAGTCTGGATGCACAGTTTAGAATACCAAGTACAAGAGCAAGATTGTGGTGACTTTATAGCCTTAGGACAGGTTTACGGAGATGTTCCTGCTACTGAAAAAATACAAACTAACGGAAAATCTACATTTATTTATAATCCCAGCGAAAATAATGTTCCCATAAAATATGCTCCTGGTTTTAAATCAGGTAGAGTTGCTAAATCTGCCCTGTATGAAAACCCAAATGGAGCATGGAATACACTGGAAATATACTGTTTAGGCAACCAAAGTATTCATTTGGTAAATGGTCATGTAGTCAATCGGGTTAATAATGCTCGTTATGATGTGGGAGGAAAAACCATTTCTTTAGACAAAGGAAAAATTCAATTACAATCAGAAGCGGCAGAAGTTTTTTATAAAAATATGCGTATTGAACCTATTGTGAATTTTCCATCTAAATTCAAAAAGTTATAA
- a CDS encoding glycoside hydrolase family 3 C-terminal domain-containing protein — MKTKTTSLTKALLFTTVLAVSSSWAQLKTDTKFKWENPSLSHQERIDALVKEMTLEEKVSQMLDVCPAIPRLNIPEYNWWNEALHGVARNGRATVFPQAIGLGATFDDDLIQRVATAISDEARAKYNEAIKLDNRSRYAGLTFWSPNVNIFRDPRWGRGQETYGEDPYLTSRIGVAFVKGLQGNDPKYMKVAACAKHYAVHSGPEEFRHEFNAVVSKKDLFETYLPAFKALVQEAKVEGVMGAYNRTLGEACSGSPYLLQQILKKDWSFKGYIVSDCGAIQDFHQFHKITKTPEESAALALINGTNINCGNVYKVLKSALNQGLITQELIDIRLKEGLATRFKLGMFDPIGTNPYDNIKATVVDSEAHRKLAREAAQKSIVLLKNSNHVLPIKKDTRTVYVVGPHAASEEVLLGNYYGVSSSTQTILDGIVGKVSPGTSINYKSGILPFSNNNNPIDWSTGEAKSSDVCIAVMGISGLLEGEEGEAIASKDKGDKKTLSLPQNQIDYLKKLKKGSKKPLVVVLTGGSPIAIPEIHDIADAILFVWYPGEEGGNAVADVLFGDVAPSGKLPITFPKSENQLPAFDDYTMAGRTYKYMTEEPLYPFGFGLSYTTFDYKNLKINKDFSITVEVTNTGKTGAEEVIQLYISSPLAGKGDPIYDLKAFKREFLKSGETKQLIFNLNKTSFNQIDKEGKSVARKGVYTLYLGSSLPSQRSLDLGASPYTKINFKL, encoded by the coding sequence ATGAAAACCAAAACCACCTCCTTAACCAAAGCCTTATTGTTCACCACTGTCCTGGCAGTAAGTAGTTCTTGGGCGCAATTAAAAACGGATACCAAATTCAAATGGGAAAATCCTAGTTTATCTCATCAAGAACGCATCGACGCTTTGGTTAAAGAAATGACCTTAGAAGAAAAAGTTTCACAAATGCTTGATGTATGTCCTGCTATTCCCCGTTTGAATATTCCAGAATACAACTGGTGGAACGAAGCGTTGCATGGGGTTGCGAGAAATGGTAGAGCCACTGTTTTTCCGCAAGCAATAGGTTTAGGAGCTACATTTGATGATGATTTAATTCAACGTGTAGCTACTGCTATTTCTGATGAGGCTAGAGCCAAATACAATGAAGCCATCAAATTAGACAATCGCAGTCGGTATGCAGGTTTGACTTTTTGGTCACCAAACGTAAATATCTTTAGAGACCCACGTTGGGGGCGTGGTCAAGAAACCTATGGTGAAGACCCGTATTTAACAAGTCGTATTGGGGTGGCGTTTGTAAAAGGATTACAAGGCAATGACCCTAAATACATGAAAGTAGCGGCCTGTGCGAAGCACTATGCGGTACATTCTGGTCCTGAAGAATTTAGACACGAATTTAATGCAGTTGTGTCCAAAAAAGATTTGTTTGAGACCTATTTGCCTGCTTTTAAAGCTTTGGTTCAAGAGGCCAAAGTGGAAGGGGTGATGGGAGCTTATAACCGTACTTTGGGCGAAGCTTGCTCGGGTAGCCCGTATTTGTTGCAGCAAATTTTGAAAAAAGATTGGAGCTTCAAAGGCTATATTGTTTCCGACTGCGGGGCAATCCAAGATTTTCATCAGTTTCATAAAATCACTAAAACACCCGAAGAATCAGCTGCTTTGGCCTTAATCAACGGAACCAATATCAATTGTGGAAATGTTTACAAAGTACTTAAAAGTGCTTTAAATCAAGGCTTAATTACCCAAGAGTTGATTGATATTCGTTTAAAAGAAGGCTTGGCTACTCGTTTCAAATTAGGAATGTTTGACCCCATTGGCACCAATCCATACGATAACATCAAAGCTACGGTAGTCGATTCGGAAGCGCATAGAAAACTCGCCCGTGAAGCAGCTCAAAAATCTATAGTTTTATTAAAGAATAGCAACCATGTACTCCCTATCAAAAAAGACACTCGAACAGTTTATGTAGTGGGACCTCATGCGGCAAGTGAAGAGGTTTTATTAGGGAATTATTATGGCGTGAGTAGCAGTACCCAAACCATTTTGGATGGTATTGTGGGCAAAGTCAGCCCCGGGACTAGTATTAATTACAAATCGGGGATTTTACCTTTTTCAAATAACAACAACCCAATTGATTGGTCAACAGGAGAGGCTAAAAGTTCTGATGTGTGTATTGCCGTAATGGGAATTTCAGGCTTGCTTGAAGGTGAAGAAGGCGAAGCTATTGCTTCAAAAGACAAAGGAGATAAGAAAACGCTCAGTCTCCCTCAAAACCAAATTGATTATTTGAAGAAATTAAAAAAAGGAAGCAAAAAACCGTTGGTTGTTGTTTTAACAGGTGGAAGTCCGATTGCTATTCCTGAAATTCACGATATTGCTGATGCTATTTTATTTGTTTGGTATCCAGGAGAAGAAGGTGGGAATGCGGTGGCAGATGTTCTTTTTGGTGATGTTGCTCCTTCGGGAAAACTGCCCATTACTTTTCCTAAATCTGAAAATCAATTGCCAGCTTTTGACGATTATACTATGGCGGGTCGCACTTATAAGTACATGACAGAAGAACCTTTGTATCCTTTTGGTTTTGGTTTGAGTTACACCACATTCGATTATAAAAATCTAAAAATAAATAAAGATTTTTCGATTACAGTGGAGGTTACCAATACTGGAAAAACAGGTGCAGAGGAAGTAATTCAATTGTATATCAGTTCGCCTTTGGCAGGAAAAGGAGATCCTATTTACGATTTAAAAGCATTCAAAAGGGAGTTCTTAAAATCAGGTGAAACCAAACAACTCATCTTTAATTTAAACAAAACCAGTTTCAATCAAATTGATAAAGAGGGCAAATCGGTTGCTAGAAAAGGAGTTTATACTTTATATTTGGGAAGTTCGCTTCCTTCACAAAGAAGTTTGGATTTAGGAGCATCACCTTATACTAAAATCAACTTTAAATTATAA
- a CDS encoding alpha-L-fucosidase, with protein sequence MKLKKSNVLIPFVCSLLFLSCKSQNSAKTSIAVSGKPKFEANWESIKANYKDPAWFNKTKFGIFIHWGAYSVPEFGSEWYPRNMYMDSIKFSAQLKPDTKGPAKEYLHHIEKYGDLKKFGYKDFIPMFKGEKFNANEWIDLFKKSGAKYVIPVAEHHDGFAMYKSTVTRWNAVDMGPKRDILGELFKAGREKGMIMGCSSHFAFNWSYYNKKDKFDTTDPQFSDLYSKKGKNINEPTSAEFKDLWWRRTKEIIDVYQPDILWFDFMLDIPDFADQRPKLAAYYYNKGIEWGKEVVLQDKNFSHEAFPEGTVIYDLERGKLPGIRKLPWQTDTSIGKNSWSYVSNWQSKTANEIVDDLVDIISKNGCLLLNVGPKSDGTIPQDQKDILLQIGSWLEMNGEAVYDTHYWKTFGEGPTEVKKGHHSEGNNKGLSSKDIRFTQKGNKLYAIVLDWPADGNVNIETLAKNNPYAKDLKIKKISVLGSKEKIQWNQTDKGLQVKMPSSKPGDFAYTIAITL encoded by the coding sequence ATGAAATTGAAAAAATCAAACGTATTGATTCCATTTGTATGTTCGTTACTATTTTTGTCATGCAAATCACAAAATAGTGCTAAGACGTCAATTGCTGTATCAGGGAAACCAAAATTTGAAGCCAATTGGGAGTCCATTAAGGCAAATTACAAAGATCCAGCATGGTTTAACAAAACTAAATTTGGAATCTTTATTCACTGGGGGGCATACTCTGTACCTGAATTTGGTTCAGAATGGTATCCACGTAATATGTATATGGATTCCATTAAGTTTTCGGCTCAATTGAAACCAGATACCAAAGGTCCTGCTAAAGAATACTTACATCATATTGAGAAGTATGGTGACTTAAAAAAGTTTGGTTACAAAGATTTTATCCCAATGTTCAAAGGAGAAAAATTCAATGCTAACGAATGGATTGATTTATTCAAAAAATCAGGAGCCAAATATGTGATTCCTGTTGCGGAACATCATGACGGATTTGCGATGTACAAATCGACTGTTACCAGATGGAATGCCGTTGACATGGGACCTAAAAGAGATATTTTAGGTGAGTTATTTAAAGCGGGTAGAGAAAAAGGCATGATTATGGGATGTTCTTCTCACTTTGCTTTCAACTGGTCGTATTATAATAAGAAAGATAAGTTTGATACCACTGACCCTCAGTTTTCTGATTTGTACTCTAAAAAAGGGAAAAATATCAACGAACCTACATCGGCGGAATTCAAAGACCTTTGGTGGAGACGTACCAAAGAAATTATCGATGTGTACCAACCGGATATTTTATGGTTTGATTTTATGCTAGATATTCCAGATTTTGCTGACCAAAGACCAAAATTAGCGGCCTACTATTACAACAAAGGAATTGAATGGGGGAAAGAAGTAGTTTTACAAGATAAAAACTTTAGTCATGAAGCCTTTCCAGAAGGAACAGTAATCTATGATTTAGAAAGAGGGAAGTTACCTGGTATTCGAAAATTACCTTGGCAAACGGATACTTCTATTGGAAAAAACTCTTGGAGTTATGTTTCGAATTGGCAGTCAAAAACAGCTAATGAAATTGTAGATGATTTAGTAGATATCATCAGTAAAAACGGTTGTTTATTATTGAATGTAGGACCTAAATCAGACGGAACAATTCCACAAGATCAAAAGGATATTTTACTTCAAATAGGAAGTTGGTTGGAAATGAATGGTGAAGCAGTATATGATACACACTATTGGAAAACTTTTGGAGAAGGACCAACAGAAGTTAAAAAAGGACACCATTCTGAAGGGAATAATAAAGGATTGTCATCCAAAGACATTCGTTTTACACAAAAAGGAAACAAATTATACGCCATTGTCCTAGACTGGCCAGCGGATGGAAATGTAAACATTGAAACATTGGCAAAAAACAATCCGTATGCTAAAGATTTAAAAATCAAAAAAATTAGTGTATTGGGTAGCAAAGAAAAAATCCAATGGAATCAAACAGACAAAGGATTACAAGTAAAAATGCCATCTTCTAAACCAGGAGATTTTGCTTATACGATTGCAATTACTTTATAA